From the Chryseobacterium sp. G0201 genome, the window ATATAAAGTAGATTTGATCGGTGGAGATACAACAAGCTCAAATGCAGGTTTGGTCATGAGTATTACTGCTGTCGGAATTGAAGATGAGGAGAATATTATAAAAAGAAGCACTGCAAAACCAAATGACCTTCTTGTTGTAAGTGGTGATTTGGGTGGCGCTTATATGGGACTTCAGATCTTAGAAAGAGAACATGCTGTGTATCTTGCTAATCCGAATATGCAGCCTGAAATGGAAGGATTTGATTATATTCTGGAAAGACAATTGAAACCTGAAGCAAGAACAGACGTTAAAGGTATTTTAGAAGGACTGGATATCAAACCAACTTCTATGATTGATATTTCTGACGGTTTAGCTTCTGAGATCTTACATCTTTCAGACCAGTCAAAAGTTGGTTTCAGATTGTATGAAGAGAAAATTCCTATGGATAATTTGACGATCACTACGGCTGATGAATTTAATTTAAATCCAGTAATGGCAGCTTTAAGTGGCGGTGAGGATTATGAATTATTATTCACCATTTCACCAAACGATTTTGAAAAAATGAAAAATCACCCAGATTTTAC encodes:
- the thiL gene encoding thiamine-phosphate kinase, with amino-acid sequence MFEDKEPELTPISKLGEFGLIKHLTEHFPLSNESSEIGVGDDAAVINPGNKKVVLTTDVLAEGVHFNLGYVPLKHLGYKAVVVNLSDVAAMNATPTQILVSLAVSNRFPVEALEEIYSGIQAACTRYKVDLIGGDTTSSNAGLVMSITAVGIEDEENIIKRSTAKPNDLLVVSGDLGGAYMGLQILEREHAVYLANPNMQPEMEGFDYILERQLKPEARTDVKGILEGLDIKPTSMIDISDGLASEILHLSDQSKVGFRLYEEKIPMDNLTITTADEFNLNPVMAALSGGEDYELLFTISPNDFEKMKNHPDFTIIGHAVDKEEGNFMVARGSNQLVSLTAQGWDAFLGNNQND